GGCTTCGACCCGGCTGTGGATAACTTGCAGGTTATCCAGCTTGAGTTCGAGTTTGACCTGAGTCAGAAAGCGGGTTTTCTTGCCGTTGCTGTCCAGACAGGTGACTTGCGACTCGGGAAACAGGATCGCCAGAGGGATACCGGGCATCCCGCCGCCGCTACCGACATCCAGCCAGCGACCGTTTTCGATGAACGACATCACGCTCAGGCTATCGAGCAAGTGACGAGAGACCATTTCGTCGGGATCGCGTACCGCGGTCAGGTTGTAAGCCTTGTTCCACTTGATCAACAGGGCCAGGTAACCCAGCAGCAGTTCGTGCTGGGTTGCGCTCAGATTGACACCGAGCTGGCGTGCACCTGTGGATAACTCGTCCGCGTGTTGCGAGGTGACCATTGAACTCAAGCGCTTTGCTCCAACTGACGGCCGGCGCCGCGTTTTTTCAGGTGAATCATCAACAGGGAAATGGCCGCCGGGGTAACGCCCGGGATCCGCGACGCCTGGCCCAGGGTTTCCGGACGGGTCGCGCCGAGCTTGCTCTGGATTTCCTTCGACAGTCCGGAAATGCCGGTGTAATCGATATCCACAGGCAGTTTGGTGTCTTCACTGGCGCGCAGACGGGCAATTTCGTCCTGCTGACGATCGATGTAGCCGGCGTACTTGGTCTTGATTTCGACCTGTTCGGCCACTTGTGGATCTTCAGCGCCCTGCCCGGTCACTTCGACCAGACCAGCGTAGTCGATTTCCGGACGGCTCAGCAGATTCAACAGGTTGTACTCATGAGTCAGCGGCGTGCCGA
This genomic stretch from Pseudomonas sp. Os17 harbors:
- the rsmG gene encoding 16S rRNA (guanine(527)-N(7))-methyltransferase RsmG produces the protein MVTSQHADELSTGARQLGVNLSATQHELLLGYLALLIKWNKAYNLTAVRDPDEMVSRHLLDSLSVMSFIENGRWLDVGSGGGMPGIPLAILFPESQVTCLDSNGKKTRFLTQVKLELKLDNLQVIHSRVEAFTPELPFNGIISRAFSSMENFTSWTRHLGDRDTRWLAMKGVHPSDELLALPADFHLDSEHALAVPGCQGQRHLLILRRTA